One window of Bactrocera tryoni isolate S06 chromosome 2, CSIRO_BtryS06_freeze2, whole genome shotgun sequence genomic DNA carries:
- the LOC120768484 gene encoding DNA-directed RNA polymerase, mitochondrial-like: MKKKNGILEKIGEIYSCYCDILSKRNTKDNARQMWQRLVHNHRNSGPSMDVKYVGWPTNVQSGVGRFLYNILMRDIKIDAHIMRQKNKSKQQNLLPAFYTLFRNQGRLVKEEVKPLPVLAKLLRMSRQKTLTFDSSLVPMLCPPQPWSTPNNGGYLLNKSELIRLPQQAIQQWNRINSSSQQQIYPALDSLNQLSSVPWRVNTEVSEISIQY, from the exons atgaaaaagaaaaatggtatattggaaaaaattggGGAAATATATAGTTGTTATTGTGATATATTGAGCAAGAGAAATACTAAAGATAATGCTCGGCAAATGTGGCAACGGCTGGTGCACAATCACCGAAATAGTGGGCCCAGCATGGATGTGAAATATGTAGGTTGGCCTACCAATGTGCAGTCTGGTGTTGGCCGTTTTCTGTACAATATTTTGATGCGTGACATTAAAATAGATGCTCATATTATGcgtcaaaaaaacaaaagcaaacaacagaATCTTTTACCCGCCTTCTATACACTTTTCCGAAACCAAGGACGCTTAGTAAAAGAAGAAGTTAAACCTCTTCCTGTTTTAGCGAA attgtTGCGCATGTCACGCCAGAAAACACTAACATTTGATTCGAGTCTGGTACCAATGCTATGCCCACCACAACCTTGGAGTACACCCAATAATGGAGGCTATTTACTCAATAAATCAGAACTGATACGTTTGCCTCAACAG GCCATTCAGCAATGGAATCGCATAAATTCAAGCAGCCAACAGCAAATTTATCCTGCTCTTGATTCTCTGAATCAACTCTCTAGTGTACCATGGCGCGTAAACACAGAGGTAAGTGAGATATCAATTCAATACTGA